In Zingiber officinale cultivar Zhangliang chromosome 1A, Zo_v1.1, whole genome shotgun sequence, a genomic segment contains:
- the LOC122004202 gene encoding phospholipase A1-II 5-like produces the protein MERNGGAAATATPSWEELLGSNNWSDLLSPLDETLRDHLLRCGSFCQIAGDSFISDSQSNNVGKCRYSPASILRQVFFKETADYVVDVLSNVDGYLYTTIVLPFGLAYETNWMGYVAVSSDDLYERTGRREIYVAWCGTSLARPLEWLADLDIVLVPFGDGGDVKIMKGWRDIYTTENIIEQIPSAQEKLKAVIKEYVDLYKDQNPSIICVGHSLGGSLTVVSAFDIANSGLSEINGNDHIRVCAVAFDAPRVGNQAFNDALEKLPKTKVLRINNNKDIVAYWPPCDGYVDTAQWHALQVILHTVTGWRTEFDNDSELVKARLPLVNRSAGHLKAEHKVIEAWTAALVATPSPAACNCAYGLRPTAYEKEDSRYAAITVLPFLAAGKRSSAILHPRLFKCSLPSDF, from the exons ATGGAGAGAAATGGTGGTGCTGCTGCAACGGCCACGCCCTCATGGGAGGAGCTCCTCGGATCCAACAATTGGTCCGACCTCCTGTCCCCGCTCGACGAAACCCTCCGCGATCACCTCCTCCGGTGTGGCAGCTTCTGCCAGATCGCCGGAGACTCCTTCATTTCCGATAGTCAGTCCAATAACGTCGGCAAATGCCGCTACTCTCCTGCCAGCATCCTCCGCCAAGTTTTCTTCAAGGAAACCGCGGATTACGTAGTCGACGTACTGTCCAACGTCGACGGCTACCTCTACACCACCATAGTCCTCCCATTTGGTTTGGCGTACGAGACCAACTGGATGGGCTACGTCGCCGTCTCCAGCGACGACCTCTACGAAAGAACTGGCCGCCGTGAGATCTACGTCGCGTGGTGCGGCACAAGcct AGCCCGGCCGCTGGAATGGTTGGCGGACTTGGATATTGTTCTCGTGCCATTCGGCGACGGTGGCGATGTCAAGATCATGAAAGGCTGGAGAGACATCTACACCACGGAAAATATAATCGAACAGATTCCCAGCGCACAGGAGAAGTTAAAAGCTGTGATAAAAGAGTACGTGGATTTGTACAAAGATCAGAATCCGTCCATCATCTGCGTCGGCCACAGCCTCGGCGGCTCCCTCACCGTAGTCAGTGCTTTTGATATAGCGAACAGCGGACTGTCCGAGATCAACGGCAATGATCATATTCGGGTATGCGCTGTGGCGTTCGATGCCCCCAGAGTCGGGAACCAGGCGTTCAATGACGCCTTGGAGAAACTACCGAAGACAAAAGTTTTAAGAATCAACAATAATAAGGACATTGTCGCCTATTGGCCGCCGTGTGATGGCTACGTCGACACCG CTCAGTGGCACGCGCTGCAAGTGATTCTACACACCGTGACCGGATGGAGGACAGAATTCGACAACGACTCCGAGCTTGTGAAGGCGAGACTGCCGCTGGTGAACAGGTCAGCGGGCCATTTGAAGGCTGAGCATAAAGTGATCGAGGCTTG GACTGCAGCGCTCGTCGCGACGCCGTCTCCCGCCGCCTGCAACTGCGCCTACGGACTACGACCTACCGCCTACGAGAAAGAGGACTCAAGATAT GCTGCCATCACTGTGCTTCCCTTCCTCGCTGCCGGAAAACGCTCGTCCGCAATTCTGCATCCTCGTCTCTTCAAATGCTCGCTTCCCTCTGATTTCTGA